GAGATGCTCGGGTCAAGCCCGAGCATGACGCATGAACCGGTGCCGCCGCGACCGAGGGATCGATTACATCAGCGGGTCGAGGATGAACGGCTTGTTCGGCACGACGATCGCCTTGTTGGCCTTGGCAGGCTTGGCCAGCACAGAGGTCGAACCATAGGAGGCAGTGTCGTTCGACTGCCCGCCGATCTGGTCGTCGGGCAGGTCGATGGCGCCCGTGGCGTTCGGCGGCGCCTCCAGCGGCCCCTTGCGCCCGCAGGCAGCGAGCGCAACGGCCAGCAGGCCGACGACCAACAGGGTGCGGCCGAATTTCAGGCGGGAATCAAGCACGAAGACGAACCCTCGGAACGAAGCGTGGCGGGACAGTAGCGGAGGATGCGGCGGAGTGCGAGGCTCTCGGGAGCGTCATTCTCGGGCAAGCGGAGCGCCGACCCGAGAATCTCTTGCGGGAGATGCTCGGGTCAAGCCCGAGCATGACGTGTTACTTGGAGAGCTGCTTCAGCCAGCGCCGCGCCTGCTTGCGCACATTGGCCGGCGCCGTGCCGCCATAGCTGACGCGGCTCTTCACCGATTGCTCGACGCCGAGCACGGCGAAGACGGCCTCGGTGAT
Above is a genomic segment from Bosea sp. NBC_00550 containing:
- the lptM gene encoding LPS translocon maturation chaperone LptM, whose amino-acid sequence is MLDSRLKFGRTLLVVGLLAVALAACGRKGPLEAPPNATGAIDLPDDQIGGQSNDTASYGSTSVLAKPAKANKAIVVPNKPFILDPLM